DNA from Methanobrevibacter sp.:
GACTTTATATTTGTAATAGAAGAGTTTTACTAAATAGTTCATTATATCAGAAATAGTAAATTCAGATTCTGATTCAATCGGGTTTATTAAAACAATAGCCCTTTTACTTTTTTCATAAATACTTCTTTGAAATAAACCAGTTAAAATTTCTTCAGGGTCACTCCCTTTTTCTTCTATATTATTAATAAGATTTAAAAATGTGGATTTAACATTGGTATCGCGAATCTTTCCAGGATAATCGAGATTATAAGGAATATTCTGCTCTAAACTTCTAGTTAATCAACCTGATTCTCTCATAGCACCTGCAAACTTTTTTGATTTCAAAAATGGTGTAACATATTTAGTATCAAAACTTCTGCCACTATATCCATTCGCCATATTTGCTTGGTGAAGTCTAATATCTTGCTCAGGATGTAAACATTTATAGGTTAAACAAGTAGTTAAAACTGTAAAAACCCCTTTAAATGTTTCTTCTTTTTCTGCAAGAATTTTTATCCAATTTTTTCATCTTCAGTTAATTTTAGAGTAGAGAAATCTTTTAATTTACTTGCTTTAGTATACATTTTTTCTAAAAATTCGCATTCTGGATCCATATAATTCCCCTCATTTAATATAAATTGATTATTAATTTCTTTTGCAATTTCTTTAATCATATTTACGCATACACTGTTTCCGATACGCCTATATAAATCAGAAGATTTTCCAATCTTCTTAAAATCTTCTGGAAAACCAAAAAACCTAAAACATTCATCAATAGTTAATTTTCTAACTTCACCTTCATCATAAATCCAATATCTGCCAGAAGTTTCACTAGAACTTATAGTGGGATGGTTGCCTTCAGAGGAGTATATCCTATTTGGTTGCTTATGAACTCTTGATAAATGCATAGTTCCAGGCCTAACTCCTTTTTTTCTAATTTTCTTATTACGGTAACCTCTGAATATTAAACCAGATTTTTGCCTTTTATAATCATCAAGCAGTGTATATTCACTATGTTTTAAATATTCAAATTTACCTTCTTTGTCTAAAAATAGTTTCATAGAATCAATAGGAGTTTTATCTAATTTATCAAAATTAAATACTTTTCCATCCTTATTACCTACAATAATTACCCTTTCGCGATTCTGAGGAACTCCAAAATCTCGTGCATTAAGGACTTTATAAGATACTGTATAACCTAAATTATGTAATGATTGTAAAATTATAGACATGGTTCTTCCATGGTCATGTGTGGCTAAGTTTTTAACATTCTCTAAAATAAAGATAGGTGGTTGTTTAACTTCTAATACTCTGCAAATATCAAAAAATAAAGTTCCTCTTGCTTCATCATAAAACCCTTC
Protein-coding regions in this window:
- the dcm gene encoding DNA (cytosine-5-)-methyltransferase, whose protein sequence is MIDLFAGIGGFRLGLENENFECVFSCENDPHAIEMYKKNFKDNPCCDITKLDPSKIPDFDILCAGFPCQAFSICGKQEGFYDEARGTLFFDICRVLEVKQPPIFILENVKNLATHDHGRTMSIILQSLHNLGYTVSYKVLNARDFGVPQNRERVIIVGNKDGKVFNFDKLDKTPIDSMKLFLDKEGKFEYLKHSEYTLLDDYKRQKSGLIFRGYRNKKIRKKGVRPGTMHLSRVHKQPNRIYSSEGNHPTISSSETSGRYWIYDEGEVRKLTIDECFRFFGFPEDFKKIGKSSDLYRRIGNSVCVNMIKEIAKEINNQFILNEGNYMDPECEFLEKMYTKASKLKDFSTLKLTEDEKIG